TAGAAGTTAGCAACAAGGATCCATGATTTAGGTGCGTTATTAACTTCAGTAAAAAATATAAGTAAGAGATAAAAGAGGGCTTAAATAAGCCCTCTTTTTTGTTATTAGATGACTTTCTTCTAATTTTATAGATAATGATTAAAGCAATAAAATTTTAAAATGGTTCAATATTATTGCCCATATTGTAATCCTAAATATCAATTTCAAAAAAAATCCTCAAATGGTACTTTGATTTGTGGCTTGTGCGGAGAGGATCTTGTAAAAAAACCATTTATTAGGTTGAACCAGATAATTGCTCTTTTTGCAGCGTCATCATTACTTCTACCGTTAATATATACTTTTATTTTTTTAATTAAAAATCAAATAAAT
This region of Prochlorococcus sp. MIT 0604 genomic DNA includes:
- a CDS encoding DNA gyrase; the protein is MVQYYCPYCNPKYQFQKKSSNGTLICGLCGEDLVKKPFIRLNQIIALFAASSLLLPLIYTFIFLIKNQINPPKKNYQANGNLMIIIKETLS